Genomic window (Streptosporangium brasiliense):
AATTGGCAACACGACTGATTCTGGTTCAGTTATTCTAGGTTCGAGTCCTGGTACCCCAGCTGCATCCCCTTCCAAGGGGATGCTCCAGATCCGGTCCCCCCGGATCTGACGACAGTGTGTAGGGTCCCGTCGTCTAGTGGCCCAGGACGCCGCCCTCTCAAGGCGGTAGCGCCGGTTCGAATCCGGTCGGGACTACCACTGTCATCTCTGCAAGGCTCCGTCGTCTAGTGGCCTAGGACGCCGCCCTCTCAAGGCGGTAGCGCCGGTTCGAATCCGGTCGGGGCTACATGGGTGAAACCCCCGGAAGCATCGGCTTCCGGGGGTTTTCTGCTTTTCCGGCACATGGTCCGAGATTACCTCTTGATTAGATAGCCCTGCTGTCCAATAATTGGAGAGTGACGCTATCCAACAGGGGGTTGAAGATGATCACCTTGCTCGCCGACGGGCACGAGGAGAAGATCGACGGACCGGTCGTGCCGCACGGGGTGAAGATCCTCGGCTGGGAGCGCAAGCCGCACGGCTGGTGCCGGGAAGAAGCCTGCATCCCGTCCTTCCGCGCCGCGGCGGCCGAGAGCGGCGACGGTGTGGACCTGGTGAGGTTCGCCGGGCTGCTCGGCAGGCAGGCGGTGGCCGACCTCGACGAGGGCGTGGTGGCGGTCGGCGAGCCGGCCGGGCCCACCCTCGACCGGGCCCCGGACTTCGGCCCGCTGGCCGGCCTGCGCGGCACCAAGGTCGCGCTGGTCTTCTGGGCCTCCTGGTGCGGCTGCCGCTACGACCTGCCCGCCTGGGAGGCCCTCCACCGGGAGCTCGGCGGACACGGGTTCAGTGTGGTCAGCGTCTCCCTCGACCGTGACCCTCAGGACGCGCGGGAGTGGCTCGCCGACGTCACCCACCCCGCGGTGATCGACGCGGACGGCCGGATCGCCGAGCTCTACAACGTGATCAACGTGCCGACCGTGGTCTGGATCGACGAGGAGGGCCGGATCGCCCGGCCGCAGGACACCATGACCGCCACCGACACCTTCCGGTCGATGAACGGCCTGTCCTCCGAGCGGGCCACCGCCGCCCTGCGCAGGTGGGTGATCGACGGCGACGCCGGGACGACCGTCCGGGAGCTGCGCGCCCCCACCGACGACGAGCGTCTGGCGCGGCTGCACGCGCGGCTGGCGGCGTGGCTGTTCCGGGGCGGCCGTCCGGTGGCCGCCGAGCGGCATCTCGCCCAGGCCGCCGGGCTGGCCCCGCACGACCTGGCCATCCGCCGCGGCCTGATGCCGCTCAACGGCGTCGACCCGTTCGGCGAGGAGTACTTCAAGCTCCGCCAGGAGCTGGAGGACAGCGGTGTGGCGATCTACCGTCCGCTGCCCGACTGGCACGAGGAAACCCGGTGAACGATCTCCCGGTACGGCCGGCCGGGAGGTCCGGGGGAGGGTACGCCGGGGCAGCCGGCGGGAGCGGCTGATCAGCCGGGGATGTCCAGGGCCGTTCCGTACAGGCGGGACACCCGGATCCTGATCACCACGCGCCGGTCCGCCACCATCTGCTCGAGGAAGGCCGCCTCGTCCGCGGGATCCTCGAAGCCGGGCGTCAGGGCCAGCAGCTCCCGCCCGACGGCGTCACCCGGCACGGCCGTCACCTCCGACACCTCCGCCTCCCCCTCGGCGACGGCGAAGGACCACATGTCCGGGCCGTCGACATGCAGGGCGGCGTGCGGGTCGCGCCGTAGCTGGCGCGTCTTGAGCCGGTCGGCCGTGGTGGAGATCCGCAGCACGCGCTCCTCGGGGTCCCAGTGGTAGAGCACGGTGGACAGGTGCGGATGGCCGCTCTGCCGGACGCTCGCCAGCACCCCGGACCGCTGCTCGCGCAGCAGCCCGGACAGCTCCTCCTGCGTGAGGACGCGGGGCGCGGGCCCGGCGCCCGGCTTCGGCGCCTCTTCCGCCGGCACGGTCCCGTTCTCGTTCGCGTTCGTGTTCGTGTCCGTGTTCATCGGATCAGCCTTCCGTCGGTCGTGGTGTGGGGTCAGTCGTCTGGTGGTGGTGTGGGGCCAGTCGTCGGCCGTGGCGGGGTCAGCCGATCACGGCGTGCGCGGTGGCCGGGCTGCCGCCCTCCGGCTCCGCGGCGGGGCTCCGCTCGGGCCGGCCCAGCATGGTGAGGGCGACGACGAAGGCGGCGACGAGGAGCCCGGCACCGGTGGCGAAGGCCAGGTGGTAGCCGCCGGTCAGCGCCACGGCCCGGCTCTCGCCGGCGGCGAGCAGGCCCTCGGTGCGGGAGGCCGCCAGGGTGGACAGCACCGCGACACCCGCGGCCATGCCGATCTGCTGGGTGGTGTTGAACAGTCCGGAGGCCAGCCCGGCGTCGTCGTCCCCCGCGCCGGACATGCCGAGCGTGGTCAGCGCCGGGAGGGCGAGCCCGAAGCCCGCGGCGAGCAGCATCACCGGGAACAGGTCGGTGAGATAGTCCGCGTGCACGGGGACACGGGCGAGCAGCC
Coding sequences:
- a CDS encoding TlpA disulfide reductase family protein, translating into MTLSNRGLKMITLLADGHEEKIDGPVVPHGVKILGWERKPHGWCREEACIPSFRAAAAESGDGVDLVRFAGLLGRQAVADLDEGVVAVGEPAGPTLDRAPDFGPLAGLRGTKVALVFWASWCGCRYDLPAWEALHRELGGHGFSVVSVSLDRDPQDAREWLADVTHPAVIDADGRIAELYNVINVPTVVWIDEEGRIARPQDTMTATDTFRSMNGLSSERATAALRRWVIDGDAGTTVRELRAPTDDERLARLHARLAAWLFRGGRPVAAERHLAQAAGLAPHDLAIRRGLMPLNGVDPFGEEYFKLRQELEDSGVAIYRPLPDWHEETR
- a CDS encoding PPOX class F420-dependent oxidoreductase: MNTDTNTNANENGTVPAEEAPKPGAGPAPRVLTQEELSGLLREQRSGVLASVRQSGHPHLSTVLYHWDPEERVLRISTTADRLKTRQLRRDPHAALHVDGPDMWSFAVAEGEAEVSEVTAVPGDAVGRELLALTPGFEDPADEAAFLEQMVADRRVVIRIRVSRLYGTALDIPG